One Micromonospora craniellae genomic region harbors:
- a CDS encoding sensor histidine kinase, with protein sequence MPLPSLARVRRHNRPSDHTGRLWSVRTQLLAPILVATAGLLALGAIQTGNALSASTDAERARVLAGTATATVSLVHEVERELGETAALRQRGGTSGRQLVDAQRQRVDEAVARYRSASEDARRAAPDLGRSLDGVDEQLVQLDEARVAALGSATADPTYVALVESLLTVADALPAQVRDPELANRAREVAAVAAQEHLASLERDLLRTVFVRGELAEGELVRLGRLRGAAEQRQAEFSRIAGADATAAYTRLLAGGDVSTARRMRDSALNADREPAALGTDGDAWFVAQSGTIRRFNLLGRELSDELDRRAAALAADARQRALVTGGATGALALASLIAAAMLAVRTSRRLRRLRVAALTMAHRELPDRITAISAGDSGSGAGPASQITAGISRGRDEIAQVAEAFDTVNRAALRLAGEQAELRMDVTRMVEALARRIRTLITRQLRLLDEFEREETDPDALARLFALDHLAARMRRNGENLLVLAGGEPGRSHEGPHLLADVVRGAASEIEEYARVEIDVPAAAVHGSAVGNLVHLLAELLENATAYSPPHAQVHVDGRRTVDGLTLRVHDQGIGIGEGRLAEINERLRAPAVLSSAAAGSMGLHVVAHLAARHGVQVRLHSAGAGTLAQVEVPEAILTRVEEVKGRPSAAPRATPAGTAWFRSHDGEPGGVGVPRPRVDVGTAPEQFNVHRAPTMTLPVVRAAANGSSGWSGAGTGAGAGAGTGVGAGGGPGQAPPSWLGTGTGQPPPDWSAHAPSDGRPTWSTAGAATANGLPRRTRGVGLQSELHGTPPPPAGTDLLDPEVVRARLTALSAGVAQAMRRNQQTRHTGRPE encoded by the coding sequence GTGCCGCTGCCCTCACTGGCGCGCGTACGCCGGCACAACCGTCCGTCCGATCACACCGGTCGACTGTGGTCGGTGCGGACACAACTCCTCGCGCCGATCCTCGTCGCCACCGCCGGACTGCTCGCCCTGGGCGCGATCCAGACCGGGAACGCCCTGTCCGCCAGCACCGACGCCGAACGCGCCCGGGTACTGGCCGGCACCGCCACCGCCACCGTGTCGCTGGTGCACGAGGTGGAACGGGAACTCGGCGAAACGGCCGCCCTGCGCCAGCGCGGCGGGACCTCCGGCCGGCAACTGGTCGACGCCCAGCGGCAGCGCGTCGACGAGGCCGTGGCACGGTACCGGTCGGCCAGCGAGGACGCCCGACGGGCCGCTCCCGACCTGGGCCGCTCGCTGGACGGCGTGGACGAACAGCTCGTTCAGCTCGACGAGGCGCGGGTGGCCGCGCTGGGCTCCGCGACCGCCGACCCGACCTACGTGGCGCTGGTCGAGTCGCTGCTCACCGTGGCCGACGCGCTCCCCGCCCAGGTACGCGACCCGGAGCTGGCCAACCGGGCCCGGGAGGTGGCCGCGGTCGCCGCCCAGGAGCACCTGGCCTCGCTGGAACGTGACCTGCTGCGGACCGTGTTCGTGCGGGGCGAGCTGGCCGAGGGCGAACTGGTCCGGCTGGGCCGGCTGCGGGGCGCGGCGGAACAGCGGCAGGCCGAGTTCTCCCGCATCGCCGGGGCGGACGCCACCGCCGCGTACACCCGGTTGCTGGCCGGCGGTGACGTCTCGACCGCCCGGCGGATGCGCGACAGCGCGCTGAACGCGGACCGCGAGCCGGCCGCGCTCGGCACCGACGGCGACGCCTGGTTCGTGGCGCAGAGCGGCACCATCCGCCGGTTCAACCTGCTCGGCCGCGAACTCTCCGACGAACTCGACCGCCGGGCCGCCGCGCTGGCCGCCGACGCCCGCCAGCGGGCCCTGGTCACCGGCGGCGCCACCGGCGCGCTCGCGCTGGCCTCGCTGATCGCCGCCGCGATGCTTGCGGTACGCACCAGCCGCCGGCTGCGGCGGCTGCGGGTGGCGGCGTTGACCATGGCGCATCGGGAACTGCCCGATCGGATCACCGCTATCTCGGCCGGCGACAGCGGTTCCGGCGCCGGTCCGGCCTCCCAGATCACCGCCGGTATCAGTCGTGGACGTGACGAGATCGCCCAGGTGGCGGAGGCGTTCGACACGGTGAACCGGGCCGCCCTGCGGCTCGCCGGCGAGCAGGCCGAGTTGCGCATGGATGTGACCCGGATGGTCGAGGCGCTGGCCCGGCGGATCCGTACCCTGATCACCCGACAGCTGCGCCTGCTCGACGAGTTCGAGCGGGAGGAGACCGATCCCGACGCGCTGGCCCGGCTGTTCGCGCTCGACCACCTGGCCGCCCGGATGCGGCGTAACGGGGAGAATCTGCTGGTCCTCGCCGGTGGCGAACCGGGCCGCTCGCACGAGGGCCCGCACCTGCTGGCCGACGTGGTCCGGGGCGCCGCCTCGGAGATCGAGGAGTACGCCCGGGTCGAGATCGACGTACCGGCCGCCGCGGTGCACGGCTCGGCGGTGGGCAACCTCGTCCACCTCCTCGCCGAGCTGCTGGAGAACGCCACCGCCTACTCCCCGCCGCACGCACAGGTGCACGTGGACGGTCGGCGCACGGTCGACGGGCTGACGTTGCGCGTACACGACCAGGGCATCGGCATCGGCGAAGGCCGGCTGGCCGAGATCAACGAGCGGCTGCGCGCTCCGGCCGTGTTGTCCAGCGCGGCGGCCGGCAGCATGGGCCTGCACGTGGTGGCCCACCTGGCCGCCCGACACGGCGTCCAGGTGCGGCTGCACAGCGCCGGTGCCGGCACGCTCGCCCAGGTCGAGGTGCCCGAGGCGATCCTCACCCGGGTCGAGGAGGTCAAGGGGCGGCCGTCCGCCGCACCCCGGGCCACGCCCGCCGGCACCGCCTGGTTCCGGTCGCACGACGGTGAGCCCGGCGGGGTCGGCGTACCGCGGCCCCGGGTGGACGTGGGCACCGCGCCGGAGCAGTTCAACGTCCACCGAGCCCCGACGATGACCCTGCCGGTGGTCCGCGCCGCCGCCAACGGCTCGTCCGGCTGGTCGGGTGCCGGGACGGGCGCTGGGGCAGGTGCCGGGACGGGCGTCGGAGCAGGCGGCGGGCCCGGCCAGGCACCGCCGAGCTGGCTCGGCACCGGGACGGGACAACCGCCGCCGGACTGGTCGGCGCACGCCCCCTCGGACGGTCGCCCCACCTGGTCGACAGCCGGCGCGGCGACCGCGAACGGGCTGCCCCGGCGTACCCGTGGCGTCGGGTTGCAGTCCGAACTGCACGGCACGCCACCCCCACCGGCCGGCACCGACCTGCTCGACCCCGAGGTGGTCCGAGCCCGACTCACCGCCCTGTCGGCCGGGGTGGCCCAGGCAATGCGACGCAACCAGCAGACCAGACACACCGGGAGACCAGAATGA
- a CDS encoding TAXI family TRAP transporter solute-binding subunit, whose product MGRINVRLVAGVGALALVAAGTAGCGGRQGAAATDDTANAVTCEVAENTRVGIATGNATGVYYVVGNALAGQLSNSTAGRLTGTAAETGASVQNIEQLVGGQYDVAFSLFDTAVNAVQGKGTFTTPQPVEALARIYDNYTQVVVRADAGINSVADMKGKKISTGSPKSGTEVIANRLLEAAGLDPAADIQAQRLDLTKTVEGVKDGSLDGFFWSGGVPTGGVTDLFTTAGDKVKFIDITPLLPKMSELNPAYQAGTIGKDVYSTVADTPTIVVPNVLLVRKDLDANVACAITRTVFEKKDALAQANPAAKGIALDTARKTDPVGLHRGADKALQDLGAS is encoded by the coding sequence GTGGGACGGATCAACGTGCGGCTCGTGGCGGGAGTGGGAGCACTCGCCCTCGTCGCGGCCGGTACCGCAGGTTGCGGCGGCCGTCAGGGCGCCGCCGCCACGGACGACACCGCGAACGCCGTCACCTGCGAGGTGGCCGAGAACACCCGGGTGGGCATCGCCACCGGCAACGCCACCGGCGTCTACTACGTGGTCGGCAACGCCCTGGCCGGGCAGCTCTCGAACAGCACCGCCGGCCGGCTGACCGGCACGGCGGCCGAGACCGGCGCGTCGGTGCAGAACATCGAACAGCTCGTCGGCGGCCAGTACGACGTGGCGTTCTCGCTCTTCGACACCGCCGTCAACGCGGTGCAGGGCAAGGGCACCTTCACCACTCCGCAGCCGGTCGAGGCGCTGGCCCGGATCTACGACAACTACACCCAGGTGGTCGTCCGGGCCGACGCGGGAATCAACTCCGTGGCCGACATGAAGGGCAAGAAGATATCGACCGGCTCCCCCAAGTCCGGCACCGAGGTCATCGCGAACCGCCTGCTGGAGGCTGCCGGACTCGATCCGGCCGCCGACATCCAGGCCCAGCGTCTGGACCTGACCAAGACGGTCGAGGGCGTCAAGGACGGCAGTCTCGACGGCTTCTTCTGGTCCGGCGGCGTACCCACCGGCGGTGTGACGGATCTCTTCACCACTGCCGGGGACAAGGTCAAGTTCATCGACATCACGCCGTTGTTGCCTAAGATGAGCGAGCTGAACCCCGCGTACCAGGCCGGCACGATCGGCAAGGACGTGTACTCCACTGTGGCGGACACCCCGACCATCGTGGTCCCCAACGTGCTGCTCGTCCGCAAGGACCTGGACGCCAACGTGGCCTGTGCGATCACCCGGACGGTGTTCGAGAAGAAGGACGCGCTGGCCCAGGCCAACCCCGCTGCCAAGGGCATCGCCCTGGACACCGCCCGCAAGACCGACCCGGTCGGTCTGCACAGGGGTGCGGACAAGGCGTTGCAGGACCTCGGCGCGAGCTGA
- a CDS encoding TRAP transporter fused permease subunit: MSAIRFTDDSGPEGNRARARVAEADPEADAPDARSTPVTVPRQRSGPDRATGESDRLAPGTGGTDAPPEVDARELAGRFEDEKPGRTLTGPVAVLLTGATLVIALLALWQVFRPLAQGSKYYLVFFLAGVLPLVFLAYPADLRLPRLRRGAAIPAATDGNATPPAKARPLRTGPSGVDWALAVAALAACLYPVLPVALAGGGGGYDAFLDRQGLLVGTDVVMGTVLLLLLLEACRRTTGWILPLVCLLFLGYGYYGGLLPQTWAVAHAGLDFGQLVDAFYNSDSGFYGTPLDVAATYIVLFTIYGAVLDRSGAGRFFVDLSAAAFRRSRTAAGRTAVASGFLLGTVSGSGAATTVSIGAVTWPILRRAGYPAERAGGMLAAAGVGAILSPPTLGAAAFIIAEYLGVSYLQVLGWAMVPTVLYYLGIVLSVEIDARRSGVRAAALPATSAWRLLARSGYHFASLFAIVGLLAVGVSATRAVVLATLLAIVLSYLDRRPRLTPPRLLDAFSGGARGVLAVTVVCAAAGIITATTTKTGLGPQAAALLVDTAGAVSSDPAVVLALTALLAAVALSLLGLAIPVTASFVIGWVIIGPALLDLGVSGPAAAMFVFYFAVLSEVSPPTALAAVAAAAVTGGRVVPTMWHTLRYALPAYLIPLAFVVTPTGLGLLGMGGPQRILVAGTVTALSVAVLAVAAGGWLPGVGPAGVPERVIGAVAGLTLLWLEPVPVAIGAVLAGVMAVGVFVRRGSVGSSGGTRAGSPA, encoded by the coding sequence GTGTCGGCTATCCGATTCACCGATGATTCCGGACCCGAGGGCAATCGCGCCCGTGCCCGCGTGGCGGAGGCCGACCCCGAGGCCGATGCGCCCGACGCCCGGAGCACCCCGGTCACCGTCCCCCGGCAACGGTCCGGCCCGGATCGCGCCACGGGCGAGAGCGACCGACTCGCACCCGGCACCGGGGGCACCGACGCGCCGCCGGAGGTGGACGCTCGGGAACTGGCCGGCCGCTTCGAGGACGAGAAGCCCGGTCGTACGCTGACCGGTCCGGTCGCGGTCCTGCTGACCGGCGCGACCCTGGTCATCGCGCTGCTCGCGCTCTGGCAGGTGTTCCGGCCCCTGGCCCAGGGCAGCAAGTACTACCTGGTCTTCTTCCTGGCCGGCGTGCTCCCGCTGGTCTTCCTCGCCTACCCGGCCGACCTGCGGCTGCCCCGGCTCCGCCGTGGCGCGGCCATCCCCGCCGCCACCGACGGGAACGCCACGCCCCCGGCCAAGGCCCGGCCGCTGCGCACCGGACCCAGCGGGGTCGACTGGGCGCTGGCCGTCGCCGCGCTGGCCGCCTGCCTCTACCCGGTGCTGCCGGTCGCGCTGGCCGGCGGTGGCGGCGGCTACGACGCCTTCCTCGACCGGCAGGGCCTGCTCGTCGGCACCGACGTGGTGATGGGCACCGTCCTGCTGCTCCTGCTGCTGGAGGCGTGCCGACGCACCACCGGCTGGATCCTGCCCCTGGTGTGCCTGCTCTTCCTCGGCTACGGCTACTACGGCGGACTGCTGCCGCAGACCTGGGCGGTGGCCCACGCCGGGCTGGACTTCGGCCAACTCGTGGACGCCTTCTACAACTCCGACAGCGGGTTCTACGGCACCCCGTTGGACGTGGCCGCCACGTACATCGTGCTGTTCACCATCTACGGGGCGGTGCTCGACCGCTCCGGCGCGGGCCGATTCTTCGTCGACCTGTCCGCCGCAGCGTTCCGTCGCTCCCGTACCGCCGCCGGCCGTACTGCGGTCGCCTCCGGCTTCCTGCTCGGCACCGTCTCCGGCTCCGGTGCGGCCACCACCGTCAGCATCGGCGCGGTCACCTGGCCGATCCTGCGCCGCGCCGGCTACCCGGCGGAGCGGGCCGGCGGCATGCTCGCGGCGGCCGGTGTCGGGGCGATCCTCTCCCCGCCCACGCTCGGTGCGGCGGCGTTCATCATCGCCGAGTACCTGGGCGTCTCCTACCTCCAGGTGCTCGGCTGGGCGATGGTGCCGACGGTGCTCTACTACCTCGGCATCGTGCTCTCGGTGGAGATCGACGCACGCCGCTCCGGGGTACGGGCGGCGGCCCTGCCGGCCACCTCCGCCTGGCGGCTGCTGGCCCGCTCCGGCTACCACTTCGCCTCGCTGTTCGCGATCGTCGGCCTGCTCGCCGTCGGTGTGTCGGCCACCCGCGCGGTGGTGCTGGCGACCCTGCTGGCGATCGTGCTGTCCTACTTGGACCGGCGCCCCCGGCTCACCCCGCCCCGCCTGCTCGACGCGTTCTCCGGCGGCGCACGCGGGGTCCTCGCGGTCACCGTGGTCTGCGCGGCGGCCGGCATCATCACCGCCACCACCACGAAGACCGGGCTCGGGCCGCAGGCGGCGGCGCTGCTGGTCGACACCGCCGGTGCGGTCAGTTCCGACCCGGCCGTGGTGCTGGCGCTCACCGCGCTGCTCGCCGCCGTCGCGTTGAGCCTGCTCGGCCTGGCGATCCCGGTCACCGCGTCCTTCGTGATCGGCTGGGTGATCATCGGCCCGGCCCTGCTCGACCTCGGGGTCAGCGGCCCCGCCGCGGCGATGTTCGTCTTCTACTTCGCGGTGCTGTCCGAGGTGTCGCCGCCGACCGCGCTCGCCGCCGTCGCCGCCGCCGCGGTCACCGGCGGCCGGGTGGTGCCGACCATGTGGCACACCCTGCGGTACGCGCTACCGGCCTATCTCATCCCGCTCGCCTTCGTGGTCACCCCGACCGGGCTCGGCCTGCTCGGCATGGGTGGTCCACAGCGGATCCTCGTCGCCGGCACGGTCACCGCACTCAGCGTCGCGGTGCTGGCCGTCGCGGCGGGCGGCTGGCTGCCCGGTGTCGGCCCGGCGGGCGTACCGGAACGCGTGATCGGCGCGGTCGCCGGGCTGACTCTGCTCTGGCTGGAACCCGTACCCGTCGCCATCGGTGCCGTACTGGCCGGCGTCATGGCGGTGGGCGTTTTCGTACGACGCGGATCCGTCGGCTCCTCCGGCGGGACGCGAGCCGGATCACCGGCATGA
- a CDS encoding YihY/virulence factor BrkB family protein produces MASEKSSRPDGHDVVRRPADDPQSGAGRPAVDRDAPDGPTRLSRAAWVAAARRTVREFSADGLTDWAAALTYYGVLSIFPGLLVLVSVLGLLGPSATQGVRDTVDQAVPEQNIRQILDAAIDQAQQNGGLAGLAAVVGLLGAFWSASGYVAAFMRASNAIYDVPEGRPIWKTLPIRAGVTAVIGVLLLASAVIVVFTGRFAEQVGDAIGVGRTAVTVWDYAKWPVLLILVSLMFAILYWASPNARQGGFRWISPGGVLAVVIWLLVSGVFALYVANFGSYNKTYGALAGVIIFLVWLWLSNVAILFGAEFDAELARGRAIAGGLRPVDREPYVDLRDDRKLRQNGDDDQQP; encoded by the coding sequence ATGGCCTCCGAGAAGTCTTCCCGTCCGGACGGGCACGACGTGGTGCGGCGGCCCGCCGACGATCCGCAGAGCGGTGCGGGCCGTCCGGCGGTCGACCGGGACGCGCCCGACGGGCCGACCCGGCTGTCGCGGGCCGCATGGGTGGCGGCGGCGCGGCGCACGGTGCGGGAGTTCAGCGCCGACGGCCTGACCGACTGGGCGGCCGCGCTCACCTACTACGGGGTGCTCTCCATTTTCCCCGGCCTGCTGGTGCTGGTCTCGGTGCTCGGCCTACTCGGCCCGAGCGCCACCCAGGGCGTCCGGGACACCGTCGACCAGGCGGTGCCGGAGCAGAACATCCGCCAGATCCTCGACGCCGCCATCGACCAGGCGCAGCAGAACGGCGGCCTCGCCGGCCTCGCCGCCGTGGTCGGTCTGCTCGGCGCCTTCTGGTCGGCCTCCGGCTACGTTGCCGCCTTCATGCGCGCCTCCAACGCCATCTACGACGTGCCGGAGGGACGCCCGATCTGGAAGACGCTGCCGATCCGGGCCGGCGTCACCGCCGTGATCGGAGTGCTGCTGCTGGCCAGCGCGGTGATCGTGGTGTTCACCGGACGGTTCGCCGAGCAGGTCGGCGACGCGATCGGGGTCGGTCGTACGGCGGTGACGGTCTGGGACTACGCCAAGTGGCCAGTGCTGCTGATCCTGGTCAGCCTGATGTTCGCCATCCTCTACTGGGCGTCGCCGAACGCCCGGCAGGGCGGCTTCCGCTGGATCAGCCCGGGCGGGGTGCTGGCGGTGGTGATCTGGCTGCTGGTCTCCGGCGTCTTCGCGCTCTACGTGGCCAACTTTGGCTCGTACAACAAGACCTACGGTGCGCTCGCCGGTGTGATCATCTTCCTGGTCTGGCTCTGGCTCAGCAACGTCGCGATCCTGTTCGGCGCCGAGTTCGACGCCGAGTTGGCGCGCGGCCGGGCGATCGCGGGCGGGCTGCGCCCCGTCGACCGGGAGCCGTACGTCGACCTGCGCGACGACCGCAAGCTGCGGCAAAACGGTGACGACGACCAGCAACCCTGA
- a CDS encoding sugar phosphate isomerase/epimerase family protein codes for MARPITLFTGQWADLPFDEVCRLAAEWGYDGLEIACWGDHFEVDKALADDSYVDRKRETLAKHNLQVFTISNHLVGQAVCDHPIDERHQDILPARIWGDGEPEGVRQRAAEEIKDTARAAAKLGVNTVVGFTGSSIWHTLAMFPPVPPAMIERGYQDFADRWNPILDVFDSVGVRFAHEVHPSEIAYDYYTTKRTLEAIGHRPAFGLNWDPSHFVWQELDPVNFIFDLADRSYHVDCKDAKVRTGDGRRGRLASHLPWADLRRGWDFVSTGHGDVPWEDCFRALNAIGYDGPISIEWEDAGMDRLVGAPEALQFVRRLAFDAPSAAFDAAFSSRD; via the coding sequence ATGGCGCGACCGATCACGCTGTTCACCGGCCAGTGGGCCGACCTTCCGTTCGACGAGGTGTGCCGGCTCGCCGCCGAGTGGGGCTACGACGGGCTGGAGATCGCCTGCTGGGGCGACCACTTCGAGGTCGACAAGGCCCTGGCCGACGACTCGTATGTCGACCGCAAACGGGAGACGCTGGCCAAGCACAACCTCCAGGTCTTCACCATCTCCAACCACCTGGTCGGCCAGGCGGTCTGCGACCACCCGATCGACGAGCGGCACCAGGACATCCTGCCCGCCCGGATCTGGGGCGACGGCGAACCCGAGGGCGTACGCCAGCGGGCCGCCGAGGAGATCAAGGACACCGCCCGCGCGGCGGCGAAGCTCGGCGTCAACACCGTCGTCGGCTTCACCGGCTCGTCGATCTGGCACACCCTGGCGATGTTCCCGCCGGTGCCGCCAGCCATGATCGAGCGCGGCTACCAGGACTTCGCCGACCGGTGGAACCCGATCCTGGACGTCTTCGACTCCGTCGGCGTCCGCTTCGCCCACGAGGTGCACCCGAGCGAGATCGCGTACGACTACTACACCACCAAGCGCACCCTGGAGGCGATCGGGCACCGGCCGGCGTTCGGACTGAACTGGGACCCGTCGCACTTCGTCTGGCAGGAGCTCGACCCGGTCAACTTCATCTTCGACCTCGCCGACCGGAGCTACCACGTCGACTGCAAGGACGCCAAGGTACGCACCGGCGACGGTCGGCGCGGCCGGCTCGCCTCCCACCTGCCCTGGGCGGACCTGCGGCGCGGCTGGGACTTCGTCTCCACCGGGCACGGCGACGTGCCGTGGGAGGACTGCTTCCGTGCCCTGAACGCGATCGGCTACGACGGCCCGATCTCGATCGAGTGGGAGGACGCCGGCATGGACCGGCTGGTCGGTGCCCCCGAGGCGCTCCAGTTCGTCCGACGCCTCGCCTTCGACGCCCCGTCCGCAGCCTTCGACGCCGCCTTCAGCAGCAGGGACTGA
- a CDS encoding transposase family protein — translation MIAYRAMIDVPRELVQHLARLLYVQRRACGTRRGTRALTCFYQALMVLVWFRKGEDMTLLAAGFGISRATAYRYRDEGVAVLAAQATDLHTALRRAAADGWSHVILDGKLFDCDRLTETTLSVKGETIDAWYSGKHRDFGANIQAVMRPDGLPIWTSAAMPGHLHDTSCARELGVTAALNWSAAELDLPALADSGYESTGHGIKTPIKQPTDGSRLAPDNRAYNRLLRGLRWQGERGFAILIGRWKTLRHTNISPRRIGDIVAAALHLTHFEYKYLSESC, via the coding sequence GTGATTGCCTATCGTGCCATGATCGACGTCCCGAGGGAACTCGTGCAGCATCTCGCGCGGCTGCTGTACGTGCAGCGCCGGGCCTGCGGCACTCGCCGTGGCACTCGTGCGTTGACCTGCTTCTACCAGGCCCTGATGGTGCTCGTGTGGTTCCGCAAGGGTGAGGACATGACCTTGCTGGCAGCCGGCTTCGGGATCTCCCGGGCCACCGCCTACCGCTACCGCGACGAGGGCGTAGCCGTACTCGCCGCCCAGGCGACCGACCTGCACACCGCTCTGCGTCGGGCCGCCGCCGACGGCTGGTCCCACGTGATCCTCGACGGCAAACTGTTCGACTGCGACCGGCTCACCGAGACCACCCTGTCCGTCAAGGGCGAGACCATCGACGCCTGGTATTCGGGAAAGCACCGCGACTTCGGCGCGAACATCCAAGCCGTCATGCGCCCGGACGGGCTACCGATCTGGACATCGGCGGCGATGCCCGGGCATCTGCATGACACCAGCTGCGCCCGCGAACTCGGCGTCACCGCCGCCCTGAACTGGTCCGCCGCCGAACTCGACCTGCCCGCCCTGGCCGACTCCGGCTACGAAAGCACAGGCCACGGCATCAAGACCCCGATCAAGCAGCCCACCGACGGCAGCCGCCTCGCGCCCGACAACCGCGCCTACAACCGACTGCTCCGCGGCCTGCGATGGCAAGGCGAACGCGGCTTCGCCATCCTGATCGGACGCTGGAAGACGCTCCGCCACACGAACATCAGCCCACGCCGAATCGGCGACATCGTCGCCGCCGCATTACACCTGACCCACTTCGAATACAAATACCTATCCGAATCTTGTTGA
- the tnpC gene encoding IS66 family transposase, translating into MPGLEELSREELIGLTRRLIVQVEQLTQANRELTDRVARLERLVSRNSGNSGMPPSKDDDPGRTPPAEVSTPVPAAGAGKRSRGKQRGAPGAQLSWSPFPDGIVDHFPGGPCGCGSDLASAADLGVYASHQQVDVPAMTATVTQHDRHAVRCGCGAMHVAARPEGVPDAGVSYGPNLQAWCVYLMVVHAIPVARCADLVAALTGSRPSDGFVHALIGRAAAGVAESNRIIRTLIALAHVVSCDETPIRVGARKVKKYLLVACTRLYTWYLLGDRSLDTFKVFVLPDLTGVVVHDRYQNYDAKIFAHLVHQLCVAHLIRDCQDAAETYPDAHWPIQIRQALQGLVHAANLARAQNLPAIGEHIAGPLIDAYRHGVRIGLKEVARVDGRKQPKHRALLEDLHDREADILRFTTDLRIPPTSNQAERDLRPAKTQQKISGRLTSEKVTEHRYAIRGYVSTVTKHGADVMTAIRDAILGRPWTPPAWAPG; encoded by the coding sequence GTGCCGGGCTTGGAGGAGTTGTCGCGCGAGGAGTTGATCGGACTCACGCGACGGCTGATCGTTCAGGTGGAACAGTTGACCCAGGCGAACCGGGAGTTGACTGATCGGGTCGCGCGGTTGGAACGCCTGGTGTCGCGTAACAGTGGGAACTCGGGGATGCCGCCGTCGAAGGATGATGATCCGGGACGGACGCCGCCGGCGGAGGTGTCCACGCCGGTGCCGGCAGCCGGTGCTGGTAAGCGGTCGCGGGGTAAGCAGCGGGGTGCGCCGGGTGCGCAGCTGTCCTGGTCACCGTTTCCGGACGGCATTGTGGATCATTTTCCGGGCGGGCCGTGTGGATGCGGATCGGATCTGGCATCGGCGGCTGATCTGGGGGTTTACGCCTCGCATCAGCAGGTCGATGTGCCGGCGATGACGGCGACGGTCACCCAGCATGATCGGCACGCGGTGCGCTGCGGGTGCGGGGCGATGCACGTGGCGGCCCGCCCCGAGGGGGTGCCGGACGCAGGCGTCTCGTACGGGCCGAATCTTCAGGCGTGGTGCGTCTATCTGATGGTGGTGCACGCGATTCCGGTGGCCCGGTGCGCTGACCTGGTCGCCGCGTTGACCGGCTCGCGTCCGTCGGACGGGTTCGTCCACGCGTTGATCGGCCGGGCCGCGGCGGGGGTGGCCGAGTCGAACCGGATCATCCGCACGCTGATCGCCCTCGCGCATGTGGTCTCCTGCGACGAGACCCCGATCCGGGTCGGTGCCCGCAAGGTCAAGAAGTACCTTCTGGTCGCCTGCACCCGCCTCTACACCTGGTACCTGCTCGGTGACCGCAGCCTCGACACGTTCAAGGTGTTCGTCCTGCCGGACCTGACCGGGGTGGTCGTGCACGACCGTTACCAGAACTACGACGCGAAGATCTTCGCCCACCTGGTCCACCAACTCTGCGTAGCCCACCTGATCCGCGACTGTCAGGACGCCGCCGAGACCTACCCCGACGCGCACTGGCCGATCCAGATCCGCCAGGCGCTACAGGGACTCGTCCACGCCGCGAACCTCGCCCGCGCACAGAACCTGCCCGCGATCGGCGAACACATCGCCGGCCCGCTGATCGACGCCTACCGGCACGGCGTGCGGATCGGGCTCAAGGAGGTCGCCCGGGTGGACGGCCGTAAACAGCCGAAACACCGGGCACTGCTGGAAGACCTCCACGACCGAGAAGCCGACATCCTGCGATTCACCACCGACCTGCGCATCCCACCCACGTCGAACCAGGCCGAACGCGACCTACGGCCCGCGAAGACCCAGCAGAAGATCTCCGGACGGCTCACCAGCGAGAAGGTCACCGAACACCGCTACGCCATCCGCGGTTACGTCTCCACAGTGACCAAACACGGCGCGGATGTCATGACCGCCATCCGCGACGCCATCCTCGGCCGACCCTGGACACCACCCGCCTGGGCACCCGGCTAA